From a single Methanobrevibacter sp. genomic region:
- a CDS encoding helix-turn-helix domain-containing protein: MDKRVMAIKVRLKPSSEQIEEFHKNFGCVRKVYNLTLNEYN, encoded by the coding sequence ATGGATAAACGAGTAATGGCTATTAAGGTTAGACTTAAACCTTCATCTGAACAAATTGAAGAGTTTCATAAGAATTTCGGCTGTGTCAGGAAAGTTTACAATCTAACCTTAAATGAATACAAC
- a CDS encoding acyltransferase family protein, protein MTHERIHRFDNLKGLAILMIVCWHLNTSEMFPMLGHKILYITALPLFFFVSGYFSKTSSDQYAKSFKRLLIPYIIFTIVLKLFRFMLTGKIDISMIFIQTSVGLWFLVALFFMKVMLPLFDKFRYPLLTAFICAVFFGIIDIHPNILGLTRLFAYFPIFLMGFYYNSYKEKLTEIQPKLINYYEKHFKIIFVLGLVLILIAIDLLDVRVMLFKTPYAGNILFEMIKRVAVILIEMAMVLLLNRAMTNKESILTKFGRNSMAIYMLHMFILIYFMDMNVKLYVANDIITLIANLAFVFVVTLILSADIITKFLNRITDFVADLILKPIDY, encoded by the coding sequence ATGACTCATGAAAGGATTCACAGATTTGACAACTTAAAGGGGCTGGCAATACTTATGATAGTTTGCTGGCATCTGAACACTTCCGAGATGTTTCCGATGTTGGGGCATAAAATACTTTATATAACCGCCCTTCCATTATTCTTTTTCGTTTCCGGATATTTTTCAAAAACATCTTCAGACCAATACGCTAAAAGCTTCAAAAGACTATTAATCCCATATATAATATTTACAATCGTGCTCAAGCTGTTCAGGTTTATGCTAACGGGCAAAATTGATATTAGCATGATATTCATTCAGACATCAGTGGGCTTATGGTTTTTAGTTGCATTGTTTTTCATGAAGGTAATGCTTCCTCTCTTTGACAAATTCAGATACCCTCTTTTAACCGCATTTATCTGTGCCGTGTTTTTTGGAATAATAGACATACATCCAAACATTTTGGGACTGACAAGACTCTTTGCATATTTCCCTATATTCCTCATGGGATTCTATTATAACTCATATAAGGAAAAACTCACTGAAATCCAGCCAAAATTAATCAATTATTATGAAAAACACTTTAAAATCATATTTGTACTGGGTCTTGTTTTAATATTGATTGCAATTGATCTGCTGGACGTCAGGGTCATGTTATTCAAAACCCCATATGCAGGAAATATATTGTTTGAAATGATTAAAAGAGTTGCAGTGATACTTATTGAAATGGCTATGGTATTGCTTTTAAACAGGGCCATGACCAACAAAGAATCAATTTTAACAAAATTCGGAAGAAATTCAATGGCGATATATATGCTGCATATGTTCATTTTAATATATTTCATGGACATGAACGTGAAATTATATGTTGCAAATGATATTATTACATTAATTGCAAACCTGGCATTTGTATTTGTCGTAACACTAATCCTGTCTGCCGACATTATCACAAAATTCCTCAACAGAATTACTGATTTCGTTGCTGATTTGATATTAAAACCGATAGATTATTAA
- a CDS encoding flavodoxin: MKSLVVYYSRTNITKKLAEDIAAKTGSDIDEIIPV, encoded by the coding sequence ATGAAATCATTAGTAGTTTATTATTCAAGAACCAACATTACAAAAAAGCTGGCTGAAGACATTGCAGCCAAAACTGGTTCCGACATTGACGAGATTATCCCTGTTTGA
- a CDS encoding chitobiase/beta-hexosaminidase C-terminal domain-containing protein yields the protein MFNKRYLVLILIILSLFCLIASVSAENSNLDDNTNSSIANESGLQPSIAEEINQSVNDSSDNASSTNQNTAEKSKAVVKKAPKVWINKMTVKSDKKLVIKLKSDKKGTIYYSTNGKKPTVHSKKYTGSITLASNKVLKFFAVSKDGSKSKVQTYKRILGKTSKGYVEKLYFGDLSSTKTIALIVGVHVQESGMHKAIYKSLVKKTSKLKRKYVLYYIHVTKDKNSYSKSRMHGQILGNKYIIKDIAREKPQITTDIHETNYKLSGYKYPRFIHMISNKNIKSVKITKSLHKKSSLYLKRLLKLAPHIKRFDPQLGSSPAYITVPIANNGLVSYIYETELSYSQKVKQNYADKYIKALDKVSLSF from the coding sequence TTGTTTAATAAAAGATATTTAGTATTAATTTTAATAATTCTGTCTTTATTTTGCCTAATTGCATCAGTCAGTGCTGAAAATAGCAATTTAGATGACAATACGAACAGCAGCATTGCAAATGAATCCGGTTTACAACCTTCTATTGCAGAAGAAATTAATCAAAGTGTTAATGATTCTTCAGATAATGCATCATCCACAAATCAGAACACTGCTGAGAAATCCAAAGCAGTCGTTAAAAAAGCTCCTAAAGTATGGATAAATAAGATGACTGTTAAATCAGACAAGAAACTGGTTATAAAACTTAAATCCGACAAGAAAGGAACAATCTATTATTCAACCAACGGCAAAAAGCCAACTGTTCACAGCAAAAAATATACGGGATCTATTACTTTAGCGTCAAATAAGGTTTTGAAGTTTTTTGCCGTATCAAAGGACGGAAGCAAGTCAAAAGTTCAAACATATAAAAGAATTTTGGGAAAAACTTCAAAGGGATATGTTGAAAAGCTCTACTTCGGCGATCTCTCTTCAACAAAAACAATTGCATTGATTGTTGGAGTTCATGTTCAAGAAAGCGGAATGCACAAGGCAATTTATAAAAGCCTGGTTAAGAAAACCAGCAAATTAAAAAGAAAATACGTGCTTTACTACATTCATGTCACCAAAGACAAGAACAGCTATTCTAAAAGCAGAATGCATGGTCAGATACTGGGAAACAAATACATAATAAAGGACATAGCTAGGGAAAAACCTCAAATAACAACAGATATCCATGAAACAAACTACAAGCTTAGCGGATACAAATATCCCCGTTTCATCCACATGATTTCAAACAAGAACATAAAAAGTGTCAAGATAACTAAAAGTCTTCATAAGAAATCTTCTCTTTATTTAAAAAGACTGCTTAAACTGGCACCGCATATCAAAAGATTTGATCCCCAGTTAGGTTCCAGTCCTGCCTACATTACAGTACCTATTGCCAATAATGGTTTGGTTTCCTATATCTATGAAACAGAACTTTCCTATTCACAAAAGGTTAAGCAGAATTATGCAGACAAATATATTAAAGCTTTGGATAAAGTCAGTTTATCCTTTTAG
- a CDS encoding AAA family ATPase — translation MNEIQKTYIRNQILTMPMRLDPELTHKNKKFNKRSDYDNIIRYVDNFLDEENINRFLVLPGLRDVGKTTLLFQAYEYLLKEKNISSQNILYFSCDQLKRTGDADIFDVVNYYCETFHNSIIETLSQPVFILIDEAQYDKKWAFNGKLIFDASKNIFMIFSGSSALKLSNNPDAARRLLNIPIYPLTYSQHLKLKYGNFKNDISDSIIQMIFNGQTDNSAEIERQIMYIYSNFNNFNVSEWKNFLQYGGFPSSFYQDNHEITKKIVNMVEKVVTTDMNNIEGINTNTHDLAFQILNYFAFQNPGEVSIGSLSNLFDAKKPLVTKVLNILEKTQLIFHIEAFTSSIKRTTKPHEYFFATPSIKHNLALNMGTAVLEDQTAYFGKLLENYVASSLNNLDNQSSISYKTYYDDSKKKSSDKNVDFIVQRGLEKPIPFEVSCGNKNKSQIKRAIKKYNSPQGVIISNTTSDIVINDNIICIPPEIFAFL, via the coding sequence ATGAATGAAATCCAAAAAACATATATTAGAAATCAAATCTTAACAATGCCGATGAGATTGGACCCGGAACTTACCCATAAAAATAAAAAATTTAATAAGCGCTCAGATTATGATAATATTATTAGGTATGTTGATAACTTCTTGGATGAAGAAAATATAAACAGATTTCTTGTTTTACCTGGATTGCGTGATGTTGGAAAAACTACTTTATTGTTTCAGGCATATGAGTATCTTCTAAAAGAAAAAAACATCAGTTCTCAAAATATTTTGTATTTCTCTTGCGACCAGTTAAAAAGAACTGGAGATGCGGATATTTTTGATGTTGTCAATTATTATTGTGAAACATTTCATAATTCAATCATTGAAACATTATCACAACCCGTATTTATTTTAATTGATGAGGCCCAATATGATAAAAAATGGGCATTTAATGGAAAATTAATTTTTGATGCTTCCAAAAATATTTTCATGATATTCAGTGGGTCATCTGCATTAAAACTTTCCAATAATCCTGATGCCGCACGAAGATTATTAAATATTCCGATATATCCGTTAACATATTCACAACATTTAAAATTAAAATATGGAAATTTTAAAAATGATATTTCAGATTCTATAATTCAAATGATTTTCAACGGCCAAACAGATAACAGTGCAGAAATAGAAAGGCAAATAATGTATATCTATTCAAATTTCAATAACTTTAATGTATCCGAATGGAAGAATTTCTTACAATATGGAGGTTTTCCATCATCATTTTACCAGGACAATCATGAAATAACAAAAAAAATTGTAAACATGGTAGAAAAAGTCGTGACTACAGATATGAACAATATCGAAGGAATAAATACAAATACACATGATCTTGCATTTCAGATTTTGAATTATTTTGCTTTTCAAAATCCCGGTGAAGTATCAATAGGTTCTCTTTCAAATCTTTTTGATGCAAAAAAGCCATTAGTCACAAAAGTATTGAATATTTTAGAAAAAACACAATTGATATTTCATATTGAAGCTTTTACTTCCTCAATTAAAAGAACAACAAAACCTCATGAATATTTTTTTGCAACCCCCAGCATAAAACATAATCTTGCTTTAAATATGGGCACTGCTGTACTTGAAGATCAAACAGCATATTTCGGTAAACTGCTTGAAAATTATGTGGCTTCAAGTTTAAATAATTTGGATAATCAAAGCAGCATATCCTATAAAACATATTATGATGACAGCAAGAAAAAAAGCAGTGATAAAAATGTTGATTTTATCGTTCAAAGGGGACTTGAAAAACCTATTCCATTCGAAGTTAGTTGTGGAAATAAAAATAAAAGTCAAATCAAACGAGCCATTAAAAAATACAATTCCCCACAAGGAGTAATAATTTCAAATACTACGTCAGATATTGTAATTAATGACAATATTATTTGCATTCCTCCCGAAATATTTGCTTTCCTGTAG
- a CDS encoding STAS domain-containing protein, with protein sequence MDNIFNFEGIEINQELLKRTNPIFTTAKMTLFQLAAAGHDDAKTLAEKLNLTQKDTQNSATVNVDKDDLFVNSIIMDVRYFTNGKLARQSGLTVFDLPCGFTPRAIEFAKSGRKYVGMDLPATINEVEPAVMSLLDEEQKKLVSFEGVDATNYHSLKSAFDKIDGEVCITTEGLMMYLTDREMDAMCDNIKRILKEHGGYWITLDPEISFLYVLIVKAFYGDRTREKMYEAKYRIQDKSDVTVVDNTITISLRGNVQENIKNALNYIKSKGFKLERLPYADHIPEFKSLENIDPEIAEHIKEGLKRVCIWKISVDESENVDISDSETESFNADASVDCDRLNLALSGNLDSLSAPELLANYEKIKKDYSLKSVLIDCSKLGYVSSAGLRVLLMMQDDCDDGIIMESCNESVIEVVSDTDIQVI encoded by the coding sequence ATGGACAATATTTTTAATTTTGAAGGAATAGAAATTAATCAGGAGTTATTAAAAAGAACAAATCCCATATTTACCACTGCAAAGATGACTCTTTTTCAGCTGGCGGCAGCAGGTCATGATGACGCCAAAACCTTAGCCGAAAAGCTGAATCTTACCCAGAAAGATACGCAGAACAGTGCGACCGTTAATGTGGATAAGGATGATCTTTTTGTCAACAGTATCATTATGGATGTAAGATATTTTACCAATGGAAAACTCGCCAGGCAGTCCGGTTTAACTGTCTTTGACCTGCCATGCGGTTTCACACCAAGAGCCATTGAATTTGCAAAAAGCGGCAGGAAATATGTCGGGATGGATTTACCTGCAACAATCAATGAAGTTGAACCTGCCGTAATGTCACTTTTAGATGAAGAGCAAAAAAAGCTTGTAAGTTTTGAAGGCGTTGATGCAACCAATTATCACTCCCTTAAATCTGCATTTGACAAGATTGACGGCGAGGTATGCATAACAACCGAAGGACTCATGATGTATCTTACTGACCGTGAGATGGACGCCATGTGCGATAACATCAAAAGGATTCTTAAAGAGCATGGAGGATACTGGATTACCCTTGATCCTGAGATATCTTTTCTCTATGTTTTGATAGTGAAAGCTTTCTATGGAGACAGAACAAGAGAGAAAATGTATGAGGCAAAGTATAGAATACAAGATAAATCCGATGTAACTGTCGTAGACAATACAATAACCATCAGTTTAAGAGGAAATGTTCAGGAAAATATTAAAAATGCCCTGAATTACATTAAATCAAAAGGATTTAAACTGGAGAGACTTCCCTATGCAGACCACATACCTGAGTTTAAAAGTCTGGAGAATATTGACCCTGAGATTGCAGAACATATCAAGGAAGGATTAAAGAGAGTATGCATTTGGAAAATCAGTGTTGACGAATCAGAAAATGTTGATATATCTGATAGCGAAACAGAATCATTTAATGCGGATGCGTCAGTTGACTGTGACAGGCTTAATTTAGCTTTGTCTGGAAATTTGGATTCATTAAGTGCACCTGAACTTCTTGCAAATTATGAAAAAATTAAGAAGGATTACTCCCTTAAAAGCGTGTTAATTGATTGCTCTAAACTGGGATATGTATCCTCTGCAGGTCTGCGAGTTCTTCTTATGATGCAGGACGACTGTGATGATGGCATTATAATGGAGTCATGCAATGAAAGTGTTATTGAAGTCGTATCAGATACTGATATCCAAGTGATTTAG
- a CDS encoding zinc ribbon domain-containing protein, which translates to MGNFCTNCGAKLEKDYNYCINCGVKIEKSHTKQIFNSVKSELYNNEKEKARKELKRVVGGKILFKVSFSEELHRNGLGYDAGDLIRQQIEQEINSGKIKSEDVESRVNQLMKEYKIKKDKRIAEENARKAKEKEMRSKTTVNTHPAHGGYCSFNCIHYREEYLDSGGGIIGDFDMGGYVEYYCNLGHNISNGGYCKDYE; encoded by the coding sequence ATGGGCAATTTTTGTACTAACTGCGGGGCTAAATTAGAAAAAGATTATAATTATTGCATTAACTGCGGTGTAAAAATCGAAAAATCTCACACAAAACAGATTTTCAATTCAGTTAAATCAGAGCTCTACAATAATGAAAAAGAGAAAGCCAGAAAGGAACTTAAAAGAGTGGTTGGCGGAAAAATATTGTTCAAGGTATCTTTTAGTGAAGAATTGCACAGAAACGGTTTAGGTTATGATGCAGGTGATTTAATCAGACAACAAATTGAACAGGAAATAAACTCCGGCAAGATTAAATCTGAAGATGTTGAATCCAGGGTAAATCAGCTGATGAAGGAATATAAAATCAAAAAAGACAAAAGAATTGCTGAAGAAAATGCCAGAAAAGCTAAAGAAAAAGAGATGAGAAGTAAAACAACAGTAAACACTCATCCTGCTCATGGGGGATATTGCAGTTTTAATTGCATTCATTACCGTGAAGAATATTTGGACAGTGGCGGAGGAATTATAGGTGATTTTGATATGGGCGGATATGTTGAGTATTACTGCAATCTGGGCCATAACATATCCAATGGAGGATACTGCAAGGATTATGAATAA